A part of Streptomyces sp. DSM 40750 genomic DNA contains:
- a CDS encoding VOC family protein has protein sequence MSVALNHTIVAAHDKQTSARFLADILGLEVSPPYGPFIPVEIPNGVTLDYMDSPDPITPQHYAFLVTEDEFDEILARVKRAGLTYWADPFHRRTMEINTNDGGRGTYFDDPNGHNLEIITRPYGSGA, from the coding sequence ATGTCCGTCGCGCTGAACCACACGATCGTCGCCGCTCACGACAAGCAGACCTCGGCCCGGTTCCTGGCCGACATCCTGGGGCTGGAGGTGAGCCCGCCGTACGGCCCGTTCATCCCCGTCGAGATCCCCAACGGCGTGACCCTCGACTACATGGACTCGCCCGACCCCATCACGCCCCAGCACTACGCCTTCCTGGTCACGGAGGACGAGTTCGACGAGATCCTCGCCCGCGTCAAGCGGGCCGGCCTCACCTACTGGGCCGACCCCTTCCACCGCCGGACCATGGAGATCAACACCAACGACGGCGGCCGCGGCACGTACTTCGACGACCCGAACGGCCACAACCTGGAGATCATCACCAGGCCGTACGGGAGCGGGGCCTGA
- a CDS encoding FecCD family ABC transporter permease: MTTAAAATIATAAAATAAATTATATATATATATSLDPVAPPSTTPPNPVAAAAPPPADPRRPATPYPHSAGLSALRVRNHSVLLHRRSAAVAALLLPLLAALMLLSACVGQTFVSPGEVWEVVRGGRSGPYALIVGELRVPRIVLGALVGAALGVSGALVQTVTRNPLASPDVIGVGHGAAAATVLALSLGMAASPAALPAVSVAGGLVAAALVYVLAWRHGMQPSRFVLTGVGIGVALSAVVQLYLTESELAAAEQVKLWLTGSLNGRGWEQAGPLGVVLLLALPALVWAGRAQKPLGLDPDTAAALGVRVHRVQLALTALGVVLAAVATGAAGPIGFVALTSPQLARRLTRTPQLPLISSALTGALVIVAADLVARTLVPPLEIPVGALTSLVGGPYLLWLLGRARGGRTG, translated from the coding sequence ATGACCACGGCGGCAGCCGCGACCATCGCCACCGCCGCAGCCGCGACCGCAGCCGCGACCACCGCCACCGCCACCGCCACCGCCACCGCCACCGCCACGAGCCTGGACCCCGTTGCGCCTCCTTCCACGACGCCGCCCAACCCCGTGGCCGCCGCCGCACCCCCGCCCGCCGACCCCCGCCGCCCCGCCACGCCCTACCCCCACTCCGCCGGCCTCTCCGCCCTCCGGGTCAGGAACCACTCGGTGCTCCTCCACCGCCGCTCAGCCGCGGTCGCCGCCCTCCTGCTCCCGCTCCTCGCCGCGCTGATGCTGCTGTCGGCGTGTGTCGGGCAGACATTCGTGTCGCCGGGGGAGGTCTGGGAGGTGGTGCGGGGAGGCCGGTCGGGGCCGTACGCGCTCATCGTCGGGGAGTTGCGGGTGCCGAGGATCGTGCTCGGGGCGTTGGTGGGGGCGGCGCTCGGCGTGTCGGGGGCGCTGGTGCAGACGGTGACGCGGAATCCGTTGGCCAGCCCGGATGTGATCGGCGTCGGGCATGGGGCCGCGGCCGCGACGGTGCTGGCGCTGTCCCTGGGGATGGCGGCCTCGCCCGCCGCGTTGCCGGCGGTCTCCGTGGCCGGCGGGCTGGTGGCGGCCGCGCTCGTGTACGTGCTGGCCTGGCGGCACGGGATGCAGCCGAGCCGGTTCGTGCTGACCGGCGTGGGGATCGGGGTCGCGCTGTCGGCGGTCGTACAGCTCTATCTGACCGAGAGCGAGCTGGCCGCAGCCGAGCAGGTCAAGCTGTGGCTGACCGGGAGTCTGAACGGGCGGGGCTGGGAGCAGGCGGGGCCGCTCGGTGTGGTGCTTCTGCTCGCCCTGCCCGCGCTCGTCTGGGCGGGCCGGGCGCAGAAGCCGCTGGGGCTGGACCCCGACACGGCCGCGGCACTCGGCGTACGGGTGCATCGGGTGCAGCTGGCGCTCACCGCGCTGGGGGTGGTGCTCGCCGCCGTCGCCACGGGGGCGGCAGGGCCGATCGGGTTCGTGGCGCTGACCAGCCCGCAGCTGGCTCGGCGGCTCACCCGTACGCCCCAACTTCCCCTGATCTCCTCGGCGTTGACCGGGGCGCTCGTCATCGTCGCGGCCGATCTCGTGGCCCGCACGCTGGTGCCCCCACTGGAGATCCCGGTGGGGGCATTGACGTCGCTGGTCGGGGGGCCGTATTTGCTGTGGCTGCTGGGACGGGCACGGGGCGGCCGCACCGGCTGA
- a CDS encoding ABC transporter substrate-binding protein, whose protein sequence is MRTWGSKAVLAVVVVGGLVAGCSSDGGGTAESDGASEGSRSQVRGATAGPSAAPSEPAKGMGSDEDTDGAFPRSVTHFQGTTEIKSEPKRIAVLSTGQLDDLLSLGLVPTAATRGDNAGLVPDYLADAFPKEKSKLADMTDAGTRQAPNLESLATAEPDLILANDSLGDLYPKLSKIAPTVITAGNGVNWKRDLLLVGDAVGKGQQAQRLLDDIVGEAKEKGAGLGDGTEVSMVRFTPDRTRMFGVSSFTGSIAVDMGLGRPKSQRFNAISEDIGAESVDTADGDWIFYSVQGDASETDAASVLAGPLWKSMKAVEAGHAVEVDDDPWYLNAGPTAARLVIEQLAENIGR, encoded by the coding sequence GTGCGTACGTGGGGTTCGAAGGCCGTACTGGCCGTGGTCGTGGTCGGCGGGCTCGTCGCCGGGTGTTCCTCCGACGGTGGCGGTACGGCGGAGAGCGACGGCGCCTCCGAAGGGTCGCGCAGCCAGGTCCGGGGCGCCACGGCGGGGCCGTCCGCCGCGCCGAGCGAGCCGGCGAAGGGGATGGGCTCCGACGAGGACACGGACGGGGCGTTCCCGCGGAGCGTCACCCACTTCCAGGGCACGACCGAGATCAAGAGCGAGCCGAAGCGGATCGCGGTGCTCAGCACCGGGCAGTTGGACGACCTGCTGTCGCTGGGCCTCGTCCCCACGGCCGCCACACGCGGCGACAACGCGGGGCTCGTGCCCGACTACCTCGCGGACGCCTTCCCCAAGGAGAAGTCGAAGCTCGCGGACATGACGGACGCCGGTACGCGGCAGGCACCCAACCTGGAGTCCCTGGCCACGGCCGAACCCGACCTGATCCTCGCCAACGACTCGCTCGGCGACCTCTACCCCAAGCTGTCGAAGATCGCGCCGACCGTCATCACCGCCGGCAACGGTGTCAACTGGAAGCGCGACCTGCTTCTCGTCGGCGACGCCGTCGGCAAGGGACAGCAGGCCCAGCGGCTCCTCGACGACATCGTCGGGGAGGCGAAGGAGAAGGGCGCGGGCCTCGGCGACGGCACCGAGGTCTCCATGGTGCGGTTCACCCCGGACCGTACGCGGATGTTCGGCGTCTCCTCCTTCACCGGGTCCATCGCCGTCGACATGGGGCTCGGCCGGCCGAAGTCGCAGCGGTTCAACGCCATCTCGGAGGACATCGGCGCGGAGAGCGTCGACACCGCCGACGGCGACTGGATCTTCTACTCCGTGCAGGGCGACGCCTCCGAGACCGACGCCGCGAGCGTGCTCGCCGGGCCCCTGTGGAAGTCGATGAAGGCCGTCGAGGCGGGACACGCCGTCGAGGTCGACGACGACCCCTGGTACCTCAACGCCGGCCCGACCGCCGCACGACTCGTCATCGAGCAGCTCGCCGAGAACATCGGCAGGTGA
- a CDS encoding FecCD family ABC transporter permease, with protein MLLLALLLTVTAVALSLAVGTRQVPLATVVDALLYGGDSPDALVVRSLRVPRTAVGLAAGAALGLSGAALQAVTRNPLADPGILGLSQGAAAGVVLAIVLGLANGFAGYVWYAFGGAVVAACVVYAIAARGRGGASPVKLALAGTAFGAMTAGANTVVLTSSSATLDQFRFWQVGALSGRDAGTVGRMLPFLAVGAVLVFLCARGLDALGLGDDTARALGHRVPLVRAATALGATLLTAAAVAAAGPIAFVGLAVPHLARRLVSGGHRWTLPLSALLGAALLLAADVAGRVVRAPAEIPAGVMTALVGVPVLVVLVRRRRVSG; from the coding sequence CTGCTGCTGCTCGCCCTGCTCCTCACCGTGACCGCCGTCGCCCTCAGCCTCGCCGTGGGGACCCGTCAGGTGCCGTTGGCGACCGTCGTCGACGCCCTCCTGTACGGCGGGGATTCGCCGGACGCCCTGGTCGTACGGTCGCTCCGGGTCCCCCGTACCGCTGTCGGACTGGCGGCGGGGGCCGCGCTCGGGCTGTCGGGCGCGGCGCTGCAGGCGGTCACCCGCAACCCGCTCGCCGACCCGGGCATCCTCGGCCTGAGCCAGGGCGCGGCGGCGGGCGTCGTCCTCGCCATCGTGCTGGGCCTGGCCAACGGCTTCGCGGGGTACGTCTGGTACGCGTTCGGCGGTGCCGTCGTCGCCGCGTGCGTGGTGTACGCGATCGCGGCGCGCGGGCGGGGCGGGGCCTCGCCGGTGAAGCTGGCGCTGGCGGGGACGGCGTTCGGGGCGATGACGGCGGGCGCCAACACGGTTGTGCTGACGTCGAGTTCGGCGACGCTGGACCAGTTCCGGTTCTGGCAGGTGGGGGCGCTCAGCGGGCGGGACGCGGGGACGGTGGGGCGGATGCTGCCGTTCCTGGCGGTGGGTGCGGTGTTGGTGTTCCTGTGCGCCCGAGGGCTGGACGCCCTCGGGCTCGGCGACGACACGGCCCGCGCGCTGGGGCACCGGGTGCCTCTCGTACGGGCCGCCACGGCGCTCGGCGCGACCCTGCTGACCGCGGCCGCCGTCGCCGCCGCGGGCCCCATCGCCTTCGTCGGCCTCGCCGTCCCCCACCTCGCCCGCCGCCTCGTCTCCGGCGGCCACCGCTGGACCCTCCCCCTCTCGGCCCTCCTCGGCGCCGCGCTCCTCCTCGCCGCCGACGTCGCGGGCCGGGTGGTGCGGGCCCCGGCGGAGATACCGGCCGGCGTGATGACCGCGCTGGTGGGCGTGCCGGTGCTGGTGGTGCTCGTACGGCGGAGGAGGGTGAGCGGGTGA
- a CDS encoding NAD(P)-dependent alcohol dehydrogenase, translated as MTTSVAAYAAPAAKAPLERTTIERREVGEFDVLIDIKYAGICHSDIHQAREGWGEAIFPMVPGHEIAGVVEAVGSGVTKFAVGDKVGVGCLVDSCRACENCEAGLEQYCLKGNVGTYNAVGKDGEPTYGGYSEKIVVDEAFTLRIPDGISLDEAAPLLCAGITLYSPLKHWNAGPGKKVAVVGLGGLGHMGVKIAHALGAEVTVLSQSLRKKEDGLKLGADHYYATSDEATFKELAGTFDLIVSTVSAPLNLDAYLSLLKTDGAFVNVGAPEEPVALNLFSVIAGRKTLAGSGIGGIQETQEMLDFCAEHGLGAEIELIRADQINEAYERVLASDVRYRFVIDTATI; from the coding sequence ATGACCACCTCTGTTGCCGCCTACGCGGCGCCCGCCGCCAAGGCTCCGCTGGAGCGCACCACCATCGAGCGCCGCGAAGTCGGTGAGTTCGACGTTCTGATCGACATCAAGTACGCCGGTATCTGTCACTCGGACATCCATCAGGCCCGCGAGGGCTGGGGCGAGGCGATCTTCCCGATGGTCCCGGGCCACGAGATCGCCGGTGTCGTCGAGGCCGTCGGCTCCGGCGTCACCAAGTTCGCCGTCGGCGACAAGGTGGGCGTCGGCTGCTTGGTCGACTCCTGCCGCGCGTGCGAGAACTGCGAGGCGGGCCTGGAGCAGTACTGCCTCAAGGGCAACGTCGGCACGTACAACGCCGTCGGCAAGGACGGCGAGCCGACCTACGGCGGCTACTCGGAGAAGATCGTCGTCGACGAGGCCTTCACCCTGCGCATCCCCGACGGCATCTCCCTCGACGAGGCCGCGCCCCTGCTGTGCGCCGGCATCACTCTGTACTCCCCGCTCAAGCACTGGAACGCGGGCCCCGGCAAGAAGGTCGCCGTCGTCGGTCTCGGCGGCCTCGGCCACATGGGCGTCAAGATCGCGCACGCGCTCGGCGCGGAGGTGACCGTCCTGTCGCAGTCCCTCCGGAAGAAGGAGGACGGGCTGAAGCTGGGCGCCGACCACTACTACGCCACCAGCGACGAGGCCACCTTCAAGGAGCTGGCCGGCACGTTCGACCTCATCGTCTCGACGGTCTCGGCTCCGCTGAACCTCGACGCGTACCTGTCCTTGCTGAAGACCGACGGCGCCTTCGTGAACGTCGGCGCGCCCGAGGAGCCCGTCGCGCTCAACCTCTTCTCGGTGATCGCCGGCCGCAAGACCCTCGCGGGCTCCGGTATCGGCGGCATCCAGGAGACCCAGGAAATGCTCGACTTCTGCGCCGAGCACGGCCTCGGGGCCGAGATCGAGCTGATCCGCGCGGACCAGATCAACGAGGCGTACGAGCGGGTACTGGCGAGCGACGTCCGCTACCGCTTCGTGATCGACACGGCGACGATCTGA